The following DNA comes from Pongo pygmaeus isolate AG05252 chromosome 9, NHGRI_mPonPyg2-v2.0_pri, whole genome shotgun sequence.
tgttggccaggctggtctggaactcctggcctcaagtgatccacttgcctcagcctcccagaatactgggattataggcatgtgccactacacccagcctaacTGTATCTCATATACCCATCTCCTCCTTTTCATTTAACTCTAATGCAGGTCCCTCCCTACCTGTCTACCTAGGACTAACACAATAGCATCTCCACAGGGATTGCTCATCTCAAATTCATCCTGTGCAACATTATCCAGTTAATTTTCCAAAGAACTACTCTGTGGCACTTCCTTAATAAAAAACCACCAGATTTTTTCCTATTGCCTACCAAATAAAGTATAAACTCCTTATTCTAGCATTTGGTCTTCATGAACTTCAGCCCCAACTTACTTTTCCAATCTTCTCTCCCACTACTTTCCTATGCACACTTTACATTCCAGCTAACTAGCCTAGAAAGTGCCCCCAAATGCTCCCTTATCTATATCTGTTTATGGAtgtcctctgcctgaaatgcacACCCTACTTGCCTAACAATTCTCCCTTCACCTTCCTGCCCTTGTTTTAAGATCCAGCTTTCAAACACTACCTTATCCATGTACCAAGCACTATTGAGGatagaagaaagggataaatcACATTACCTGCCATCAATTAGCAAAACAGTCAATGTGGAGAGCTTAGTAATAGATGTGTCTGTAAGAGATCCCTTGATTCTTTATCCCACTCCCCAAACTTACTCATATGGCAGTGTTTCCATCCCAGTTAATGACACTTCCAATCTTCTAGGTGTTCAGGTCAAAAACCTAGTAGGCTTGCTTAATTCCTTTATTTCTCTAACCCCACACCTCTCTCACCCACACACAAACGTTTAATTCATCAGGAAGTCCTTCCAAATTTATCCAACCCAACATTTTACCACCTTGGTCCAGGTCATCATTATCTCGTTTGCATCACTGCAATAACCTCCTAATTTGTCTCTGTACTTCCATTCTTGCCTCCCAAATGCTTTTCTCCAAGAATAAATAAGACAGTCATGTCCCTCACAGAATATAATCCCAAATGTGGAGCCTAACTATTAACAGGAACATACATTACTTCACATTAGAGTACCACATTCTGCAGAATCCTAGGCTAAGTTAATTTTTCAGTGTCCCTTAGAGATACTTACAACAGAAGGCCCCAAAATCTAGAGAGGCAAAGTTTAATCACAGTTGAACGATTACTGTTAAAGACTAGAGAAGAAGTAACAAAGTGGCAGAAAGAACATGGGCTTTAAAGTCAAACAGACCCAAATGTTAACCCTAAATCTGACACTTTATTCGTTCCATGACTTTCAACCACAGAATTAAAATGGtgatgattataataataataccaaaaaattaaTGTGGAATATTTGCAACTTACCAAGCTAATAAATGTTAGTCTGACTCCAAAAACTACTCTCATAAGGTGATTTAATGAAATGATACAACAAAGTTAAGGGAAGAGTAATTGACAGTgtggaaaacatatttatatttaatgagaCACCTAAGTTCTACTGCCTTTTCAACAATAGAGCATCTAAAGTACAAGATGCTGTTTCGTTTATTGTTTTAGTCACTTCTCAGGACCAAAATATTACACAACTCCAAATGTCACCAATCACATTATAATCTATAAGTTTCAGTCATAGAGTCAAGGTGTCTTTAAGATCAACCAacagtaggccgggcacggtggctcacacctataatcccagcactttgggaggccaaggcgggcagatcacgaggccaggagatcgagaccatcctggctaacatggtgaaacctcgtctctactaaaaatacaaaaaaaaaaaaaaattagccgggcgtggtggcaggcgcctgtagttccagctactcgggaggctgaggcaggagaatggcgtgaacccgggaggtggagcttgtagtgagccgagatcgtgccactgccactgcactcccgcctgggcggcagagcgagactccatctcaaaaaaaaagaaaaaaacagatcaaCGAACAGTAGCTATGGTCACaaagtaaaacattttacaaaaaaaaaaaaaatccagaaaggaCTACTGGTTGCAAGTTGGTAATTTTCCTCCACATCCCCCGCAACAAAGGATCACGCAGCAGAAAAGGATTTACCAAACTACCGAGGTATAACATATAGGCGTTGTTGAATCTCCTTCCTAAACTGGGATTGCATTGATGCTACTTGCTGCTGGGTGAGGGCCTTGTCACAGGTCTGGTAGGTCAATCTATAGCAGAGACTGACCTGTTGAGTCTGTGGATGCTGAAAACGGCTAAGAAACTGTATGGATATAATAGTGTCCTGGGACACTGCTCGGGCCACAGTGTGAAACTCTAGTTCATCAAATCCTTTCTTCTGATCTATCCAAAAACTAATATCATGCACATAACATGGAGGATACAGAGAATGACTTTTAAAGGGTTCTGTTTTGCCAGGGACAAAATTTTTCAGGAAACGGTTATCAGACGTCCACAACATTCTCCAGTCAGAGATACACCAGACAAGCATGGCTAATAAGTCCAAGTTCATAGACACAAACACAAAACACTGGTCTTTATGTATAACACTAGTGGCAGATGTGATAACAGACCCAATAATTAGATCCTCAGTACAATCTGGGCTAAAATTATGAGTCTTCACACGAATCATATAATCCTTTCCATTTGACTGAAGGACAAATTTGACTAAACTGCTCAGCTTAGAGCTCTCCGGCAATGTCTGGGTCAGCAGGCTATCTAGAATGCCCTTCAGATGATCCAGCAGTGATTGAAGACAGCCATCCTTCAGACTTTGATTAAACCCAACGATAAATAAAGTCTCATGAAATGCTGGCATTGTGAAAGGCAAAATATGGCACTTCTGAAAGACAGGTCCACTGAGGATGTGCAGAGAACCTGAGAGGAAGTCTGGTACTTCGATGACATCCTGAACATGCACTAGGAGAGAAGGTCTAAGGCAGATCTTGGCCTGGCCACAGGTTCCTTCACAAGCTTCTTCTTTACCATCTCTTCCAGGATTCTTGAGAAGGCTAAGTTCTGAAAATGACACTAGAAAGTCTTCCACATCTTGTGATGTCCCACCAGTCAGGGACTCAGAATTTGAGTTATCTTCACGGAGAGTAATCCAAAAAGCAGCTGACAGAAAGTCACAATTCCAGAAAGGAAGAACACTGGTACCTTCCTGTGGCAGCAAAGGGAAGGAACACTTCAGCCTTTTTAGAGGGAAAACTTTGCCTAATTCAGCAATGAGTTTCTCATTTATGGTTTTGATAGGATGACATGAAGGTGCTTCCAGGAAACCCCtgtttaaacacacacaaaaataacttttctaaCTTAAGATAGTAAATAATTATAATGTAGctagaattaaaaatacaaatagctgGACAGAAAAGAATTATCTTTAAATTGATcttgaaaggaaacaaagaaatcatCTACCATAAGGAGAAACAGATGTGTATTTCAGAACTCTGACAGCCACCATTCCTACAATATATCAGAAAATGTGACCATTTTTAATTCTAGAGATGCTTAAGGAGGCCAGGCTGACAAATAAACATAGCACTAACATCACTAACAATTTATGTACCATCCATTCAATATATGGTTGCCATCAAGACAATCAGGATACAACTGGAGATGGAAGTGATTTCCAGCAAAATAACTGGTTACCTGTTCAACTTTCCTACAAGTGCTTCTGGTTCTGGAAAGGAAAACCACTGGTTACACAGTTTGATCCTGAAGATTCTGGGTTGAGAACCTTCAAAAGGTAAGCTCCTGGTGAAGACATGGTTCAAAGCACCTTCTACATGAAAGGACTTATCTTGACTCCTGGCAAAATAGACACCAATATGAAGTCTGTCATTATTAAAATAAGCAAGTATTTTTAGAGACTGAATCAGTTAATTGGCAGGGCCTATGAGTCTATCTATGAGATTTTGTTATCATTAGTGAGAGAGATGAAAACGCAGAAGGCTTAGACCTATGCTATTACCTACCTATATCCAGTGCACTTGTACCCTGGCACAGCCTTACAGCTGAATGGATACACGTCACTTAAAATGAGCCCCCCCAGGGCTGCCATGGCAACCACTTGCCAACTGTTGTGCCATTCTCTCTGGGGCTTATCCGCAGGAGTTCCACCTTGTCCTCTACATAATGCCACGTGGACTTCTCCTTCCTCTGCAAGAACATCTGCACAGCTAATAGGGAGAAAAGAAACACTAACTAATTATCATAAACAAGTGGAAATTACCAGAGGAGTTGGCAACATACACATGGTTTGCCggtgaaataattaaaatccaaTCATACCTATGTGCAAAAATCTATTAGACctcaaaaaatgcaaagaaagtaGCTGGAAGTAAATAGAAACGTGAATTAAATGTTCAACCCACTCACTGATACTATTGGCTGACCAGGGTCTGCTTTGCATTTGTGTCGTTCATGCATATGTCACAGAAAGATCAATATCTGCACAGTTCCTATATATGATTCACTGCTTAGGCTGTTTCTTCCCATTTAGAAAGTTCTTTTCACTGCCCTCCTGAAATTCAAATACTAGTTTAAAATACTGCCTCTGTCAAAACTTTATTGACAGCTATGCCCCATCGGACACCCCCAATAGTATCATGTCTTGTGGTATAATCATGTAAAGCACTGTTTTCAGTTCACAATAATTTTATGAggctgttactttttttttttttttttcgagatggagtcttgctctgtcgcccaggctggagtgcagtggcacgatctcagctcactgcaacctccacctcccaagttcaagcaactctcctgcctcagcctcccaagtagctgggactacaggcgcgtgccaccatggccggctaatttttgtatttttaatagaggcggggttttgccactttggccaggctggtctcaaactcctgacctcaggtgatctgctcacctcggcctcccaaactgctgggattacaggcgtgagccaccacgcctggcccagttaGTTACTATTAATATCCCTAGTTTACACTTGAGGAAACGGAAGCATGTAAAGATTAAGTAAGCTTGCTTAAAATAACAactgttggccgggcgtggtggctcatgcctgtaatcccagcactttgggagaccgaggcgggcggatcacaaggtcaggagatcgacaccatcctggctaacacggtgaaaccccatctctactaaaaatacaaaaaattagctgggcatggtggcgggtgcctgtagtcccagctacttgagaggctgaggcaggagaatggcgtgaacccaggaggcggagcttgcagtgagccgagattgcaccacaccactgcactccagcctgggcgacaaggcgagactctgactcaaaaaataaaaataaaataaataaataacaactgtTAAGTGGTGgcctgggatttgaatccaggcagtctggcttctAAGTGCACGTTCTTAGCCATTAGACTAtatggctctcattattttgcATTGTCAAAAATAAATGATCCTCTTTTACACACCCAAGAGTACACTATTTGTACTTTCATTTAGCACTTAgggtttatatatctgtttttccaACTAAATTGGGGGTTCCTTTGGGGCTTTATAGTCTCTTCTAAACCTATCATAGTAGCTTGCACGTGTGCCTTATGTTTGGGTACAGTAACTATGTTATGGACATCTTAAACATTTTCCTTGTGAGGGCGTTCCTTTCCTCACCTTTGGAAAAATTTGGCAAGCAGTTCCCTGTTCTTAGCTACGCCAGCTTTGCGTCCACAATGCGGAAAGTTGAAATAAATTTGATCAAATTCTCTGTTGTGCAGTTCAAAGACATCTGCCAGCTGGGTGCAGTCCACACCGAAACGTACATCGATACCTGGCAAAGATAGTTTGGGGGCACAAAATATAGACAGGAGGATGCCTCAAGACATGGAACAGAAAAACTCTTCCTAACTTAAACCGTGCAGACCAGCCCAAGTCTGGGCACAAAGCCGACTTTATGTGAATATCCGTAGGACGACCAAGAACAACCTCCACGTGGGTTACATCCCCACGCCCCCACCCTTTCCACTTTGGGACGCGCCGGCCGCTGGGCGGGGCTTCGCAGAGGGGCGGGCTCGCTACCTCGCTCGCGCAGGCCCTGCAGATTCTCCCGGGCCACTGGATCCCGAGCCAACTCAGCCGGGCGCTGGAGGCAGGTGGCGGTAAGATGAGTGCTCTGATCCAGGGTTTCGCTCAGAGCGGCGGCGAAGGAGAAATTCCCCTCCCCAACCAACAGGAGGCGACGAGGGGCCATGGCCTCCACGGACTCCCGGCTCGCGTTCTCTGTGGCGCTCGTTTTACGTCACTTCCTTCGCGGATCTCTCTCTGC
Coding sequences within:
- the FDXACB1 gene encoding ferredoxin-fold anticodon-binding domain-containing protein 1 is translated as MAPRRLLLVGEGNFSFAAALSETLDQSTHLTATCLQRPAELARDPVARENLQGLRERGIDVRFGVDCTQLADVFELHNREFDQIYFNFPHCGRKAGVAKNRELLAKFFQSCADVLAEEGEVHVALCRGQGGTPADKPQREWHNSWQVVAMAALGGLILSDVYPFSCKAVPGYKCTGYRSQDKSFHVEGALNHVFTRSLPFEGSQPRIFRIKLCNQWFSFPEPEALVGKLNRGFLEAPSCHPIKTINEKLIAELGKVFPLKRLKCSFPLLPQEGTSVLPFWNCDFLSAAFWITLREDNSNSESLTGGTSQDVEDFLVSFSELSLLKNPGRDGKEEACEGTCGQAKICLRPSLLVHVQDVIEVPDFLSGSLHILSGPVFQKCHILPFTMPAFHETLFIVGFNQSLKDGCLQSLLDHLKGILDSLLTQTLPESSKLSSLVKFVLQSNGKDYMIRVKTHNFSPDCTEDLIIGSVITSATSVIHKDQCFVFVSMNLDLLAMLVWCISDWRMLWTSDNRFLKNFVPGKTEPFKSHSLYPPCYVHDISFWIDQKKGFDELEFHTVARAVSQDTIISIQFLSRFQHPQTQQVSLCYRLTYQTCDKALTQQQVASMQSQFRKEIQQRLYVIPR